AAGGTTCCCCTGATCTGGATCTCGATGTGCTACGGGGAAAATTACCGATTTTGGGTGTGTGTTATGGTTCGCAGCTTTTAGCCCATAAATATGGGGGAGAAGTTCTGCCCTCTGAAATCAGAGAATATGGCCGCGCCAATCTCGATCATATTGATTTGCATTTCGATCTTTTGAAGGAAATGACCCATGGTTCTCAGGTATGGATGTCCCACGGAGATACGATCAAAGAACTTCCCGAGGGTTTTGATGTGATTGCCAGCACTTCCTCGGTCAGGGTAGCGGCATTTAAAATTCAGGGTGAAGAAACATATGGTATCCAATTCCATCCCGAAGTAACGCATTCCACTGAAGGTAAGAATTTGCTTAGAAATTTTGTGGTTCAAATCTGTGATTGTTCTCAGGATTGGACATCAGATGTATTTATCGATGCTACCATAGCTGATCTAAAAGCAAAAATAGGTAATGATAAAGTGGTGATGGGTCTTTCCGGAGGTGTAGATTCATCGGTGGCTGCTACTTTGATCCATAGGGCTATCGGTGAAAATCTTACCTGTGTTTTTGTTGATAATGGGCTTTTGAGGAAAAATGAATACGAAGAGGTTTTGGAATCTTATAAAACCCTTGGTTTGAATGTTATTGGAGTAGATTCCAAGCAACGCTTTTATGACGCCTTGGCAGGAATATCTGATCCGGAATTAAAGAGGAAAGCTATTGGGAAAGCTTTTATTGAAGTGTTTGATGATGAAGCGCATAAAATTGAAGGGGTAAAATGGCTTGGTCAGGGCACAATTTATCCTGATGTCATTGAATCGGTTTCTGTCAAAGGACCATCAGCCACGATCAAGTCCCATCACAATGTGGGCGGATTGCCGGATTTTATGAAACTCTCTGTGGTTGAACCCTTGAACACCTTGTTCAAAGACGAAGTAAGGGAAGTCGGGAGAGCCTTGGACATTCCGGAAGCCATTATCGGGAGACATCCATTTCCCGGACCAGGTTTGGCAATAAGGATTTTAGGAGACATTACCGCTGAGAAAGTAAAGACGCTACAGGAAGTTGACTGGATTTTTATCAAGGGGCTAAAAGACCATGGATTATATGATCAGGTATGGCAAGCAGGGGCAATTTTGCTACCGATCCAATCGGTAGGAGTCATGGGTGATGAAAGAACGTATGAAAAAGTAGTAGCACTCAGAGCAGTGGGTTCTGTAGATGGGATGACCGCAGATTGGATTCATTTGCCGTATGAATTTCTTGGCAAAATGTCGAATGAAATCATCAATAGAGTCAAAGGTGTCAACAGGGTAGTTTATGATATTTCTTCCAAACCACCAGCTACAATTGAGTGGGAATAAAAGTAGATACTGAATCTGTTTTTTAGGATTGAGGGCTTTAAGTTTGTACATGCCGGTTTAAAAATACAATTCGTTGAATTACAATAAATTGGTTATTTATTCAGGTTCTTGGTAAATTGAGCCAGAGACGGTCTGGTATTATTCCCGTTTAAAAAAAACATTGTTGAAACTTCAAAAAACCAACAATTTTATTTGTAAAAGTCAGCCGGGGTTTTGACCTTACAGCGTTGAAAATTAAAATTTTTAAACACCGATTTATAAGCCCTTTATAAGATGGGATTCTGATTTCAGAATTCCATTTTTTATTTGAATATGAAATCATTCGGTAAATGGGGAAAGAAAGAGATCTGGAATGGATTCCTGCAGTATTCCTTTTGCCCGGGTAAGTAAGGTCATCCTTTTTTCCTTTCATTTTTTGGAATATTGTTGCAGTTTTGCACAAACCTTTTCAAATATGGCTTTACTGCTTCGAGCGCTCAGGTTAATTGACTCTCAAAGGATAAATTCTCCCAAGAATTATATTTATACAGGTAATGAAATCCTGGAAGAAAATGGAGATTCCGCATATTCCATCGAAGAAACCATTGACTGTTCTGATTTTTTTGCTTCTAAAGGATGGATTGATCTGAGATGTATGACGGGAGAACCCGGGCAGGAGTATAAAGAATCCGTTGAAAGCCTTGGTGAAGTACTGGCGGTAAGCGGTTTTTCCAAAGCAGTAATACTTCCCAATACCCATCCTGCTATTCAAACCAAAAATGAGGTTCAGTTTTTAAAAACCAAGTCTGCCCATTGGTTTTCAGATTTGGTTATTCAAGCTGCTGCCACAAAAGACAATCATGGGGAAGATTTTACAGATATTCTTGATTTGCATCAGGAAGGTGTATTTGTATTTGGAGATGGCATCAGACCGATTTCCAATCCGGACAGGCTGATGAAAATATTAC
This window of the Aquiflexum balticum DSM 16537 genome carries:
- the guaA gene encoding glutamine-hydrolyzing GMP synthase, with translation MAEQILILDFGSQYTQLIARRVRELNVYCEIHPFNKIPEITSDIKGIILSGSPCSVRDEGSPDLDLDVLRGKLPILGVCYGSQLLAHKYGGEVLPSEIREYGRANLDHIDLHFDLLKEMTHGSQVWMSHGDTIKELPEGFDVIASTSSVRVAAFKIQGEETYGIQFHPEVTHSTEGKNLLRNFVVQICDCSQDWTSDVFIDATIADLKAKIGNDKVVMGLSGGVDSSVAATLIHRAIGENLTCVFVDNGLLRKNEYEEVLESYKTLGLNVIGVDSKQRFYDALAGISDPELKRKAIGKAFIEVFDDEAHKIEGVKWLGQGTIYPDVIESVSVKGPSATIKSHHNVGGLPDFMKLSVVEPLNTLFKDEVREVGRALDIPEAIIGRHPFPGPGLAIRILGDITAEKVKTLQEVDWIFIKGLKDHGLYDQVWQAGAILLPIQSVGVMGDERTYEKVVALRAVGSVDGMTADWIHLPYEFLGKMSNEIINRVKGVNRVVYDISSKPPATIEWE